One Aegilops tauschii subsp. strangulata cultivar AL8/78 chromosome 7, Aet v6.0, whole genome shotgun sequence genomic window carries:
- the LOC109758512 gene encoding protein trichome birefringence-like 21 has protein sequence MQKLQLASPTAVSVPALFLFVLFLLAARQQRSLLDTYRSGFASVSSSGSPRLEPGRPAVARVPKGCDIFRGEWVPDDGGEPYYTNRTCPLIQEHQNCMKYGRPDLGFLKWRWRPAQCELPRFDAAAFFEAVRGRSMAFVGDSLARNHMQSLMCLLSKLEYPKDISTTKNQEFRTLHYESYNFTISTFWSPFLVKANQSDADYGSGRLWNIYLDEPDDAWLPGVAGADYLVLSGANWFTRPSLFYESGRVVACHYCLVPGVPDLTLRHSQRVAFRTVLRAVTSHPGFNGTAIVRTVSPTHFEGGEWNKGGDCRRTRPYAANETRMAGLSLDFHTAQVEEFAQAEEAARRRGGGGARLVLMDTTAAMLLRPDGHPSRYGHWAHENVTLYKDCVHWCLPGPIDAWNEMLLQMVLP, from the exons ATGCAGAAGCTCCAGCTCGCCAGCCCGACCGCGGTGTCCGTCCCGGCGctcttcctcttcgtcctcttcctcctcgccgCGCGCCAGCAACGCTCGCTCCTCGACACCTACAGGTCCGGGTTCGCCTCCGTTTCCTCGTCGGGCTCGCCGCGGCTCGAGCCCGGGCGTCCTGCTGTCGCCCGGGTGCCCAAGGGATGCGACATTTTCCGGGGCGAGTGGGTGCCGGACGACGGCGGCGAGCCGTACTACACGAACCGGACCTGCCCGCTGATCCAGGAGCACCAGAACTGCATGAAGTACGGCCGCCCCGACCTCGGCTTCCTTAAATGGCGCTGGCGGCCGGCGCAGTGCGAGCTCCCGCGGTTCGACGCGGCGGCCTTCTTCGAAGCCGTCAGGGGTCGCTCCATGGCCTTCGTCGGCGACTCGCTCGCCAGGAACCACATGCAGTCCCTCATGTGCCTCTTGTCCAAG CTGGAGTATCCCAAAGACATTTCCACGACGAAAAACCAAGAATTCAGGACACTGCACTACGAGTCTTACAACTTCACCATCTCCACCTTCTGGTCGCCGTTCCTCGTCAAGGCGAACCAGTCCGACGCCGATTACGGCAGCGGCCGGCTGTGGAACATCTACCTCGACGAGCCGGACGACGCCTGGCTGCCCGGCGTGGCGGGCGCCGACTACCTCGTCCTCTCGGGCGCGAACTGGTTCACGCGGCCGTCCCTGTTCTACGAGTCcggccgcgtcgtcgcctgccaCTACTGCCTCGTCCCGGGCGTGCCGGACCTCACGCTGCGGCACTCGCAGCGCGTCGCGTTCCGCACGGTGCTGCGGGCGGTCACGAGCCACCCGGGCTTCAACGGGACGGCCATCGTGCGGACGGTGTCGCCGACGCACTTCGAGGGCGGGGAGTGGAACAAGGGCGGCGACTGCCGGCGGACGCGGCCGTACGCGGCGAACGAGACGCGCATGGCCGGGCTGAGCCTCGACTTCCACACGGCGCAGGTGGAGGAGTTCGCGCAGGCAGAGGAGGCGGCCaggaggagaggagggggcggcgcgAGGCTGGTGCTGATGGACACCACGGCGGCGATGCTGCTCCGGCCGGACGGGCACCCGAGCCGGTACGGGCACTGGGCGCACGAGAACGTGACCCTGTACAAGGACTGCGTGCACTGGTGCCTGCCGGGCCCCATCGACGCGTGGAACGAGATGCTGCTCCAGATGGTACTGCCATGA